A stretch of Penaeus vannamei isolate JL-2024 chromosome 18, ASM4276789v1, whole genome shotgun sequence DNA encodes these proteins:
- the LOC138864708 gene encoding pupal cuticle protein 20-like isoform X2, with protein sequence MGEKCQSGYIRVRFQHEHQFVRPLHQITMLAKVVLCAVVAAVASLPQGSPSRSYGLPGGGSSGGFGGLGGGPGSGAGGSGGFGGGAPGSGSGGFGGGAPGSGSGGFGGGAPGSGSGGFGGGATGGFGGSSGGFGAGGAGAGASGPFIPIITDDRQGPDEFGNYNFNFETANGIIREEQGAPQGETGAVAQQGAWSFTFPDGTPADFSFVADENGFRVESDLLPTPPPLPPHAIAQIEKARQEDAAAAASGGRPGSGSGQFSGSGFGSGQSGFGSGQFSGSGQSGFGTGAGQPGFGSSSGQFSGSPSSQGPSTAYGYP encoded by the exons atgggagagaaatgcCAGTCTGGATATATAAGAGTCCGGTTCCAGCACGAGCATCAGTTCGTCCGGCCGCTTCATCAGATAACCATGCTTGCG AAAGTCGTGTTATGCGCTGTGGTGGCCGCTGTGGCATCACTGCCTCAAGGTTCACCGTCTAGATCCTATGGACTTCCCGGTGGAGGTTCATCCGGCGGTTTCGGTGGACTAGGAGGTGGGCCTGGAAGTGGAGCTGGAGGCAgtggaggattcggag gtggagctcctggttcaggcagtggaggattcggaggtggagctcctggttcaggcagtggaggattcggaggtggaGCTCCTGGTTCCGGTAGTGGCGGCTTCGGCGGTGGAGCCACCGGAGGATTCGGCGGTTCCTCGGGAGGATTCGGTGCTGGTGGTGCTGGAGCTGGAGCTTCAGGTCCTTTCATCCCCATCATTACCGATGATCGCCAAGGTCCCGACGAGTTCGGAAACTACAACTTCAACTTCGAAACTGCAAACGGCATCATTCGCGAGGAGCAAGGAGCCCCACAAGGAGAAACTGGAGCCGTGGCACAGCAGGGTGCTTGGTC GTTCACCTTCCCTGACGGCACTCCAGCTGACTTCAGCTTCGTTGCTGACGAGAACGGTTTCCGCGTGGAGTCCGACCTGctgcccacaccccctcccctccccccgcacgccATCGCCCAGATCGAGAAGGCTCGTCAGGAGGACGCCGCCGCTGCAGCTTCTGGTGGCCGGCCAGGCTCTGGCTCCGGACAGTTCTCTGGCTCAGGCTTTGGCTCCGGCCAATCAGGCTTTGGTTCAGGACAGTTCTCGGGATCTGGCCAGTCAGGCTTTGGTACCGGTGCTGGCCAGCCAGGATTTGGTTCTTCTAGTGGCCAGTTCTCCGGTTCACCATCCTCGCAAGGACCCAGCACCGCCTATGGTTACCCGTAA
- the LOC138864708 gene encoding pupal cuticle protein 20-like isoform X3 produces MGEKCQSGYIRVRFQHEHQFVRPLHQITMLAKVVLCAVVAAVASLPQGSPSRSYGLPGGGSSGGFGGLGGGPGSGAGGSGGFGGGAPGSGSGGFGGGATGGFGGSSGGFGAGGAGAGASGPFIPIITDDRQGPDEFGNYNFNFETANGIIREEQGAPQGETGAVAQQGAWSFTFPDGTPADFSFVADENGFRVESDLLPTPPPLPPHAIAQIEKARQEDAAAAASGGRPGSGSGQFSGSGFGSGQSGFGSGQFSGSGQSGFGTGAGQPGFGSSSGQFSGSPSSQGPSTAYGYP; encoded by the exons atgggagagaaatgcCAGTCTGGATATATAAGAGTCCGGTTCCAGCACGAGCATCAGTTCGTCCGGCCGCTTCATCAGATAACCATGCTTGCG AAAGTCGTGTTATGCGCTGTGGTGGCCGCTGTGGCATCACTGCCTCAAGGTTCACCGTCTAGATCCTATGGACTTCCCGGTGGAGGTTCATCCGGCGGTTTCGGTGGACTAGGAGGTGGGCCTGGAAGTGGAGCTGGAGGCAgtggaggattcggag gtggaGCTCCTGGTTCCGGTAGTGGCGGCTTCGGCGGTGGAGCCACCGGAGGATTCGGCGGTTCCTCGGGAGGATTCGGTGCTGGTGGTGCTGGAGCTGGAGCTTCAGGTCCTTTCATCCCCATCATTACCGATGATCGCCAAGGTCCCGACGAGTTCGGAAACTACAACTTCAACTTCGAAACTGCAAACGGCATCATTCGCGAGGAGCAAGGAGCCCCACAAGGAGAAACTGGAGCCGTGGCACAGCAGGGTGCTTGGTC GTTCACCTTCCCTGACGGCACTCCAGCTGACTTCAGCTTCGTTGCTGACGAGAACGGTTTCCGCGTGGAGTCCGACCTGctgcccacaccccctcccctccccccgcacgccATCGCCCAGATCGAGAAGGCTCGTCAGGAGGACGCCGCCGCTGCAGCTTCTGGTGGCCGGCCAGGCTCTGGCTCCGGACAGTTCTCTGGCTCAGGCTTTGGCTCCGGCCAATCAGGCTTTGGTTCAGGACAGTTCTCGGGATCTGGCCAGTCAGGCTTTGGTACCGGTGCTGGCCAGCCAGGATTTGGTTCTTCTAGTGGCCAGTTCTCCGGTTCACCATCCTCGCAAGGACCCAGCACCGCCTATGGTTACCCGTAA
- the LOC138864708 gene encoding pupal cuticle protein 36a-like isoform X1, whose translation MGEKCQSGYIRVRFQHEHQFVRPLHQITMLAKVVLCAVVAAVASLPQGSPSRSYGLPGGGSSGGFGGLGGGPGSGAGGSGGFGGGAPGSGSGGFGGGAPGSGSGGFGGGAPGSGSGGFGGGAPGSGSGGFGGGAPGSGSGGFGGGATGGFGGSSGGFGAGGAGAGASGPFIPIITDDRQGPDEFGNYNFNFETANGIIREEQGAPQGETGAVAQQGAWSFTFPDGTPADFSFVADENGFRVESDLLPTPPPLPPHAIAQIEKARQEDAAAAASGGRPGSGSGQFSGSGFGSGQSGFGSGQFSGSGQSGFGTGAGQPGFGSSSGQFSGSPSSQGPSTAYGYP comes from the exons atgggagagaaatgcCAGTCTGGATATATAAGAGTCCGGTTCCAGCACGAGCATCAGTTCGTCCGGCCGCTTCATCAGATAACCATGCTTGCG AAAGTCGTGTTATGCGCTGTGGTGGCCGCTGTGGCATCACTGCCTCAAGGTTCACCGTCTAGATCCTATGGACTTCCCGGTGGAGGTTCATCCGGCGGTTTCGGTGGACTAGGAGGTGGGCCTGGAAGTGGAGCTGGAGGCAgtggaggattcggaggtggagctcctggttcaggcagtggaggattcggaggtggGGCTCCTGGTTCAGGCAgtggaggattcggaggtggagctcctggttcaggcagtggaggattcggaggtggagctcctggttcaggcagtggaggattcggaggtggaGCTCCTGGTTCCGGTAGTGGCGGCTTCGGCGGTGGAGCCACCGGAGGATTCGGCGGTTCCTCGGGAGGATTCGGTGCTGGTGGTGCTGGAGCTGGAGCTTCAGGTCCTTTCATCCCCATCATTACCGATGATCGCCAAGGTCCCGACGAGTTCGGAAACTACAACTTCAACTTCGAAACTGCAAACGGCATCATTCGCGAGGAGCAAGGAGCCCCACAAGGAGAAACTGGAGCCGTGGCACAGCAGGGTGCTTGGTC GTTCACCTTCCCTGACGGCACTCCAGCTGACTTCAGCTTCGTTGCTGACGAGAACGGTTTCCGCGTGGAGTCCGACCTGctgcccacaccccctcccctccccccgcacgccATCGCCCAGATCGAGAAGGCTCGTCAGGAGGACGCCGCCGCTGCAGCTTCTGGTGGCCGGCCAGGCTCTGGCTCCGGACAGTTCTCTGGCTCAGGCTTTGGCTCCGGCCAATCAGGCTTTGGTTCAGGACAGTTCTCGGGATCTGGCCAGTCAGGCTTTGGTACCGGTGCTGGCCAGCCAGGATTTGGTTCTTCTAGTGGCCAGTTCTCCGGTTCACCATCCTCGCAAGGACCCAGCACCGCCTATGGTTACCCGTAA